Proteins encoded together in one Triticum dicoccoides isolate Atlit2015 ecotype Zavitan chromosome 7B, WEW_v2.0, whole genome shotgun sequence window:
- the LOC119338124 gene encoding histone H2A produces the protein MDVSATGAGAKAKKGAAGRKAGGPRKKSVSRSVKAGLQFPVGRIGRYLKKGRYAQRVGTGAPVYLSAVLEYLAAEVLELAGNAAKDNKKSRIIPRHLLLAVRNDEELGKLLAGVTIAHGGVVPKINPVLLPKRTAEKAPKEGKSPKKAAKSPKKA, from the coding sequence ATGGACGTCTCAGCCACCGGAGCAGGCGCGAAGGCCAAGAAGGGCGCCGCAGGGCGCAAGGCCGGCGGCCCAAGGAAGAAGTCCGTGTCGAGGTCCGTCAAGGCCGGGCTCCAGTTCCCGGTCGGCCGCATCGGGCGGTACCTCAAGAAGGGCCGGTACGCGCAGCGCGTCGGTACCGGAGCTCCCGTCTACCTCTCggccgtcctcgagtacctcgCCGCCGAGGTGCTGGAGCTCGCCGGCAACGCCGCCAAGGACAACAAGAAGAGCCGCATCATCCCGAGGCACCTGCTGCTCGCCGTGAGGAACGACGAGGAGCTCGGGAAGCTGCTGGCCGGCGTCACCATCGCGCACGGCGGCGTGGTGCCCAAGATCAACCCGGTGCTGCTCCCCAAGCGGACGGCGGAGAAGGCGCCCAAGGAGGGCAAGTCGCCCAAGAAGGCCGCCAAGTCCCCCAAGAAGGCTTAG